In a single window of the Callithrix jacchus isolate 240 chromosome 1, calJac240_pri, whole genome shotgun sequence genome:
- the CDC37L1 gene encoding hsp90 co-chaperone Cdc37-like 1 isoform X2, with translation MEQPWPPPGPWSLPRAEGEAEEESDLDVSPSSPRCPQLPGSGAQMYSHGIELACQKQKEFVKSSVACKWNLAEAQQKLGSLALHNSESLDQEHAKAQTAVSELRQREEEWRQKEEALVQREKMCLWSMDAISKDVFNKSFINQDKRKETEVEDKSESFMQKYEQKIRHFGMLSRWDDSQRFLSDHPYLVCEETAKYLILWCFHLEAEKKGALMEQIAHQAVVMQFIMEMAKNCNVDPRGCFRLFFQKAKAEEEGYFEAFKNELEAFKSRVRLYSQSQSFQPMAVQNHVPHSGVGSIGLSESLPQVIASCFCLYFLGFQPKSDFIFPTTLLHCRDIGP, from the exons ATGGAGCAACCGTGGCCGCCTCCGGGCCCCTGGAGCCTCCCTCGGGCCGAGggtgaggctgaggaagagagtGACTTGGATGTGTCCCCCAGTTCTCCCCGCTGCCCGCAGCTGCCGGGCAGCGGCGCCCAG ATGTATAGCCATGGAATTGAATTGGCTTGCCAAAAGCAGAAAGAGTTTGTGAAGAGCTCTGTAGCATGCAAGTGGAATCTCGCTGAAGCTCAACAGAAACTTGGTAGCTTAGCACTGCATAATTCTGAGTCCTTGGATCAGGAgcatgccaaagcacaaacagcaGTATCAGAACTGAGGCAACGGGAAGAAGAGTGGCGACAGAAAGAAGAGGCTTTGGTACAAAGAGAAAAGATGTGTCTGTGGAGCATGGATGCCATTAGCAAGGATGTTTTTAATAAG agttttattaatcaagataaaagaaaagaaacagaagttgAAGATAAATCAGAATCATTTATGCAAAAATATGAGCAAAAAATCAGACATTTTG gtATGTTGAGTCGATGGGATGATagtcagagatttttgtctgacCATCCATACCTTGTATGTGAAGAAACTGCTAAATATCTTATTCTATGGTGTTTTCACCTAGAAGCTGAGAAG aaagggGCTTTAATGGAACAAATAGCACATCAGGCTGTTGTAATGCAGTTTATTATGGAAATGGCCAAAAACTGTAATGTGGATCCAAGAGGGTGTTTTCGTTTATTTTTCCAGAAAGCCAAA gcAGAGGAAGAAGGTTATTTTGAAGCATTCAAAAATGAACTTGAAGCTTTCAAGTCAAGAGTAAGACTTTATTCTCAATCACAAAGTTTTCAGCCTATGGCAGTTCAGAATCATGTTCCCCATTCTGGTGTTGGATCTATAGGTTTATCAGAATCCTTACCACAG
- the CDC37L1 gene encoding hsp90 co-chaperone Cdc37-like 1 isoform X1 produces the protein MEQPWPPPGPWSLPRAEGEAEEESDLDVSPSSPRCPQLPGSGAQMYSHGIELACQKQKEFVKSSVACKWNLAEAQQKLGSLALHNSESLDQEHAKAQTAVSELRQREEEWRQKEEALVQREKMCLWSMDAISKDVFNKSFINQDKRKETEVEDKSESFMQKYEQKIRHFGMLSRWDDSQRFLSDHPYLVCEETAKYLILWCFHLEAEKKGALMEQIAHQAVVMQFIMEMAKNCNVDPRGCFRLFFQKAKAEEEGYFEAFKNELEAFKSRVRLYSQSQSFQPMAVQNHVPHSGVGSIGLSESLPQNPDYLQYSISTALCSLNSVVHKEDDEPKMMDTV, from the exons ATGGAGCAACCGTGGCCGCCTCCGGGCCCCTGGAGCCTCCCTCGGGCCGAGggtgaggctgaggaagagagtGACTTGGATGTGTCCCCCAGTTCTCCCCGCTGCCCGCAGCTGCCGGGCAGCGGCGCCCAG ATGTATAGCCATGGAATTGAATTGGCTTGCCAAAAGCAGAAAGAGTTTGTGAAGAGCTCTGTAGCATGCAAGTGGAATCTCGCTGAAGCTCAACAGAAACTTGGTAGCTTAGCACTGCATAATTCTGAGTCCTTGGATCAGGAgcatgccaaagcacaaacagcaGTATCAGAACTGAGGCAACGGGAAGAAGAGTGGCGACAGAAAGAAGAGGCTTTGGTACAAAGAGAAAAGATGTGTCTGTGGAGCATGGATGCCATTAGCAAGGATGTTTTTAATAAG agttttattaatcaagataaaagaaaagaaacagaagttgAAGATAAATCAGAATCATTTATGCAAAAATATGAGCAAAAAATCAGACATTTTG gtATGTTGAGTCGATGGGATGATagtcagagatttttgtctgacCATCCATACCTTGTATGTGAAGAAACTGCTAAATATCTTATTCTATGGTGTTTTCACCTAGAAGCTGAGAAG aaagggGCTTTAATGGAACAAATAGCACATCAGGCTGTTGTAATGCAGTTTATTATGGAAATGGCCAAAAACTGTAATGTGGATCCAAGAGGGTGTTTTCGTTTATTTTTCCAGAAAGCCAAA gcAGAGGAAGAAGGTTATTTTGAAGCATTCAAAAATGAACTTGAAGCTTTCAAGTCAAGAGTAAGACTTTATTCTCAATCACAAAGTTTTCAGCCTATGGCAGTTCAGAATCATGTTCCCCATTCTGGTGTTGGATCTATAGGTTTATCAGAATCCTTACCACAG